The genomic interval AGGACACTGGATATTTTGATTCTGTTGATCACTTTAAATCTGAAGGTATTAAAAGTATTCTGTTTTTAGGTTGTGGTATTTCCCAAGCCCCAAAGTTCTTTGCTTTTAGAGGTTTGCAGGCTACAGGTTTAGATATATCAGAGACAGCCATAAATTTTGCCGTAAATTATGTGTTTGAGTATGAAAAATTTTACCAATGGTTTAACTCAAATACATTCAAAGTAAACAAGCAGGTTTGGCTTGAATTCTGTTCTATATCTAAAAAAGTAAGCTATGAATGTGGAAGCATACTTGATCCAAATGTTGCCAAAGAAACCTTTGATTTAGTTATAGCTACAAAGATGTTGCAAGGTTATTGTAGAGAACAATCCAAGATACGCGAGGTTTTAGAATGTATAGATCAAAGATTGAGGTGTAATGGAAAGTTATTGATTTTTACAATCAATGCTCCAAGTGCTAGAGAAATGATTGATAACCAACTGACAGCAATGGGATATAACAAGATTATGCAGCTATCAGATAGTAAATCAGGTAAGTCCTTCCTGCACATGCTTGCAAGTGCTTAGCTCTTAACTTGGCAGCGATCGCGGCATAACAACTCTGGTGCAGCGGATTTACTCAAGCCGTTTGCCGAGTTGCAGAGGTACTAGCAACCGCTGACCAGAACCGTTAGGTGGCTTAGGCTATTGGTGAGGTTATTATTTGAAGCTTGGTGCTAGAATGCTAGCCAAGTAAAGCAGAATCTTACCTGCCGAGTAATGTTACTTGGTTTCAGTTTTTATAATCACTATAGTTCGATGTTCTTGAGGTCCCCATGAATCAAAAAGATCGAGCTGATTTTTCAAGCACGGATTCCGATGAACAGGATTTAGACTTTAACGAAGATGATGACGATTTTATTGAGATAGAAGCTTTTGGTCATCACTTTCTTGCTTTACGGGGTAATGCTGAAGATCTCATCACTTTGGAAAAGGAAGGAGCAATTTATAGCCATTTCTGGGATGAGGCATCACAAACTTTTAGGTACTACCGTATCCAGTTTCTTCCAATAGAGATCTTTCAATACGTTGAAGCGCACATTGCCCAGCAACAGTTTTATGATGCTAAAGCCGATGGTGCCAGCTTCTCTGAGGCACTTGAAGCTATTCAAAATCCAGCGATACAACAAAGGGTAGTTTCCTATGGGAACTATGGTCGAACTGTACTGAGAAATGGAGACATTGTAGATATACGAGGTTGTGCTGCAAGCTTTTATCCACCAGAGATGGAAGCTCTTGTCTGCGGACAGCGACCTGATCGTTATGAGTTGCTACCAAACCTTAATCAAGTTGATAAAACTAGCCTCCTTATCAAGATAATAGATAATTTCCGTGTTGCTGCTCGGTTATTGGCGGGACGAGGACATAATCGCCCT from Kovacikia minuta CCNUW1 carries:
- a CDS encoding class I SAM-dependent methyltransferase, with translation MLPSSPEDWSDKKGWEDYWRKILVEDEWLISKRLLQDTGYFDSVDHFKSEGIKSILFLGCGISQAPKFFAFRGLQATGLDISETAINFAVNYVFEYEKFYQWFNSNTFKVNKQVWLEFCSISKKVSYECGSILDPNVAKETFDLVIATKMLQGYCREQSKIREVLECIDQRLRCNGKLLIFTINAPSAREMIDNQLTAMGYNKIMQLSDSKSGKSFLHMLASA
- a CDS encoding PD-(D/E)XK nuclease domain-containing protein, with translation MNQKDRADFSSTDSDEQDLDFNEDDDDFIEIEAFGHHFLALRGNAEDLITLEKEGAIYSHFWDEASQTFRYYRIQFLPIEIFQYVEAHIAQQQFYDAKADGASFSEALEAIQNPAIQQRVVSYGNYGRTVLRNGDIVDIRGCAASFYPPEMEALVCGQRPDRYELLPNLNQVDKTSLLIKIIDNFRVAARLLAGRGHNRPAFVIENEYDVQDLLFACIRSVFDDARPEEWTPKHAGTAKRVDIVIPSAETLIETKFVRTSSHAKSVVDEIKIDIESYHNHLNCKTLFVLIYDPKVLIADPTAIENDLSGHRTKAKSTFNVQVMVRR